A genomic region of Bactrocera dorsalis isolate Fly_Bdor chromosome 3, ASM2337382v1, whole genome shotgun sequence contains the following coding sequences:
- the LOC105226835 gene encoding muscarinic acetylcholine receptor DM1, producing the protein MGPLFFARLAMPAHGPPSILEPLAPSFRTTTTSTTTTTTTTTTTTTTLAPSVFTAMLDNVTTVIILDNEIAQNQTNATGIYGPKGPSYSISSMVIMGIIAAILSLLTVAGNVMVMISFKIDKQLQTISNYFLFSLAIADFAIGLISMPLFAVTTILGYWPLGPHICDTWLALDYLASNASVLNLLIISFDRYFSVTRPLTYRAKRTTNRAAVMIGAAWGVSLLLWPPWIYSWPYIEGQRTVPQYECYIQFIETNQYITFGTALAAFYFPVTIMCVLYYRIWRETKKRQKDLPNLQAGKKDSSKRSNSSDENTAVNHTGMLPFGNAGDGHDWRRPRSESSADAESVYMTNVVIDTGYHGLHSRRSSIKSTNTIKKSYSCFGGIKEWCIAWWHSGREDSDDFPYELEEPSDYGCTSVSVVRDNYSLGGSACGVRPPSILLPDVSPTPLRPPLTPLSQLQEISSASGARDSRSLPGNNRISSRSVSQDSVYTILIRLPSDGATANNGPEAPSIKMIHEDVSLPIISAAPPPRRPLSSRDSEYSLPLGRRMSHVSHDVRIPLNAKVIPRQLVKHVHATSRVVAKKKKKSQEKRQESKAAKTLSAILLSFIITWTPYNILVLIKPLTTCSDCIPNELWQFFYALCYINSTINPVCYALCNASFRKTYIRILTCKWHTRNREGMTRGVYN; encoded by the exons atgGGCCCACTATTTTTTGCACGTCTGGCAATGCCGGCGCACGGGCCGCCAAGCATACTGGAACCGCTGGCACCGTCATTCCGCACAACGACAACATCGACGACGACGACCACAACAACCACCAcgacaaccacaacaacattAGCGCCATCTGTATTCACCGCTATGTTGGACAATGTGACCACAGTGATTATCTTAGATAATGAAATAGCACAAAATCAAACAAACGCCACCGGCATCTACGGTCCAAAGGGACCCAGCTATTCCATCTCATCAATGGTGATCATGGGCATAATTGCCGCCATACTCAGCTTGCTGACAGTGGCGGGCAATGTTATGGTTATGATCTCATTCAAAATCGACAAACAACTACAAACAATCAGTAATTACTTTCTCTTCTCATTGGCCATTGCCGATTTCGCTATCGGCCTCATATCGATGCCACTGTTTGCGGTCACCACCATACTCGGCTATTGGCCATTGGGTCCACATATCTGCGATACATGGCTCGCACTGGATTATCTAGCGTCGAATGCATCGGTGCTGAATTTGTTGATCATCAGTTTTGATCGTTACTTTAGCGTTACACGACCACTGACATATCGCGCTAAACGTACCACCAATCGGGCGGCGGTCATGATTGGCGCTGCCTGGGGCGTAAGTCTGCTGTTGTGGCCGCCGTGGATTTACAGTTGGCCATATATTGAGGGGCAACGCACGGTACCGCAATACGAGTGCTATATACAGTTTATCGAGACCAATCAGTACATTACATTTGGCACAGCGTTGGCGGCGTTTTATTTTCCGGTAACGATTATGTGCGTGCTATACTATCGTATTTGGCGTGAGACGAAGAAGCGTCAGAAGGACTTGCCCAATCTGCAGGCGGGCAAGAAGGACTCGTCAAAGCGCTCGAACTCGAG tgacGAGAATACCGCTGTTAATCACACGGGCATGTTGCCCTTTGGCAATGCTGGTGATGGCCATGATTGGCGGCGGCCGCGCTCCGAATCCTCTGCCGATGCTGAGAGTGTTTATATGACCAATGTGGTCATTGATACCGGCTATCATGGTCTACATTCACGCAGATCAAGC ATCAAAAGCACCAATACCATCAAAAAATCATATTCTTGCTTTGGTGGCATTAAGGAATGGTGTATTGCGTGGTGGCATTCCGGACGAGAAGATTCCGATGATTTTCCTTATGAGTTGGAGGAACCTTCGGATTATGG CTGCACTTCTGTCAGCGTGGTACGCGACAACTATTCTTTAGGCGGCAGCGCCTGTGGCGTACGCCCACCAAGCATACTACTACCCGATGTCTCACCCACACCGCTACGGCCGCCCCTGACACCACTCTCGCAACTGCAAGAGATCTCCTCGGCATCGGGTGCACGCGATTCACGCTCTTTACCCGGCAATAATCGCATCAGTTCACGTTCGGTAAGTCAAGATTCCGTTTATACAATACTAATACGGCTACCCTCGGATGGGGCTACCGCCAATAATGGCCCAGAAGCGCCATCTATCAAAATGATACACGAAGACGTATCGCTACCGATCATAAGCGCTGCACCGCCACCACGACGACCACTCTCATCACGTGATTCCGAATATAGTTTACCGTTGGGTCGACGCATGTCGCACGTTTCACACGATGTACGCATACCGCTCAATGCGAAGGTAATCCCCAGGCAATTGGTCAAACATGTGCATGCCACGTCGCGTGTTGTcgccaagaagaagaagaagtcacaAGAGAAGCGTCAAGAATCAAAAGCGGCCAAAACGCTATCGGCCATACTCTTGAGTTTCATCATCACCTGGACGCCATACAATATACTGGTGCTAATCAAACCGCTGACCACATGCTCCGATTGCATACCGAACGAATTGTGGCAATTCTTCTATGCGCTCTGCTACATCAACTCGACCATAAATCCGGTTTGCTATGCGCTATGCAATGCATCCTTCCGCAAGACCTATATACGCATACTCACCTGCAAGTGGCACACACGCAATAGGGAGGGTATGACGCGTGGCGTGTACAACTGA